Proteins co-encoded in one Paracoccus sediminicola genomic window:
- a CDS encoding cation diffusion facilitator family transporter, whose product MSSHQDNRQANLTRGIRVEIASLVYNIIEVVVSVTVGLLTGSAALVSWGLDSTVEATSAATLIWRLKSEVDGADKRTVLHRKKVALYVVACAFWIVVAAILYEAVSAFISQKAPGFNWWGIAILGASLVANPFLAWGKYRYGKRLDAPALKYDAKDTMICQYQTIVVLAGIGLTQWMGWWWADPVAALLIVPYVAWEAFEATKDARSVDPDEGEATAEA is encoded by the coding sequence ATGAGCAGTCATCAAGATAACCGGCAGGCCAATCTGACGCGCGGCATCCGGGTCGAGATCGCCAGCCTCGTCTACAACATCATCGAGGTCGTCGTATCCGTCACCGTGGGACTTCTGACCGGCAGCGCAGCGCTGGTGAGTTGGGGCCTCGACAGTACGGTCGAGGCCACCTCGGCTGCGACTCTGATCTGGCGCTTGAAGAGTGAGGTGGACGGTGCCGACAAGCGCACGGTCCTGCACCGCAAGAAGGTCGCGCTCTACGTGGTTGCCTGTGCCTTCTGGATCGTCGTCGCGGCGATCCTCTACGAGGCGGTCTCCGCCTTCATTTCGCAGAAGGCGCCGGGCTTCAACTGGTGGGGTATCGCGATTCTGGGTGCTTCGCTCGTGGCCAACCCGTTCCTCGCCTGGGGCAAGTATCGCTACGGCAAGCGGCTCGATGCGCCCGCCCTGAAGTACGATGCCAAGGACACCATGATCTGCCAGTATCAGACGATCGTGGTGTTGGCCGGGATCGGTCTGACGCAATGGATGGGCTGGTGGTGGGCCGACCCGGTGGCGGCGCTTCTGATCGTGCCCTACGTTGCATGGGAGGCGTTCGAGGCCACGAAGGATGCGCGGTCGGTCGATCCGGACGAGGGCGAAGCTACTGCCGAGGCCTGA
- a CDS encoding cytochrome P450 — MFGIPSAKGFDSTLALLRNPYGFISETCRALDTDLFETRILLQETICMTGAAAAEVFYSEDKLIRAGSMPGRIQKTLLGEGGVQGLDGAAHQHRKKMFMSLMGTERIAALQGTSLHMLDKYAPDWEARNEVVLYDEVREMLTRAVCAWARVPLDEAEVATRRAQLTALFQDAGALGPKHWRARLARHRLEKWAARIIQQVRDGELQPTQESALHIIATWRDLDGELLTPRVAAVELLNVLRPTVAVSVFIVQAAHALHRHPEWRQKLKDDEGQLEPFVQEVRRLYPFFPAVAARVKSDFEWRGYRFPKGYRVLLDLYGTNTDARSWDAPQEFRPERFHDREVTPYEFIPQGGGDHHRNHRCPGEWIAISQMKAFCSFFVNAIDYEVPDQDLDLETGELPPMPKSRFIMRNVRPRQ, encoded by the coding sequence ATGTTCGGCATACCATCTGCGAAAGGCTTTGACAGCACACTCGCCCTGCTGCGCAACCCATATGGGTTCATCTCGGAGACCTGCCGCGCACTCGACACAGACCTGTTCGAAACCCGCATCCTCCTTCAAGAGACGATCTGCATGACCGGCGCGGCGGCAGCGGAAGTTTTCTATTCCGAGGATAAACTGATCCGCGCGGGCTCGATGCCGGGCCGCATACAGAAGACCCTGCTGGGCGAAGGCGGCGTTCAGGGATTGGACGGCGCTGCCCACCAGCACCGCAAGAAGATGTTCATGTCACTCATGGGGACCGAGCGGATCGCCGCGCTTCAGGGCACGTCGCTTCACATGTTGGACAAATATGCGCCGGACTGGGAGGCGAGGAACGAGGTCGTCCTCTATGACGAAGTGCGCGAAATGCTCACAAGAGCTGTCTGCGCCTGGGCCAGGGTGCCGCTTGATGAAGCTGAGGTGGCGACCCGAAGGGCGCAGCTTACAGCGCTTTTTCAGGACGCCGGGGCCCTTGGCCCCAAACACTGGCGCGCGCGTCTGGCGCGCCACCGCCTGGAAAAATGGGCAGCACGGATAATCCAACAGGTCCGCGATGGTGAGCTTCAGCCGACGCAGGAAAGTGCCCTTCATATCATCGCGACATGGCGCGATCTCGATGGGGAGTTGTTGACCCCCAGGGTGGCCGCCGTAGAGCTGTTGAATGTCCTGCGCCCGACCGTCGCGGTATCCGTGTTCATAGTTCAGGCGGCGCATGCTTTACATCGGCATCCCGAGTGGCGGCAAAAGCTGAAGGACGACGAGGGACAGCTCGAACCTTTCGTGCAAGAGGTCCGCCGTCTGTATCCGTTCTTTCCCGCGGTTGCGGCACGGGTGAAGAGCGATTTCGAGTGGCGCGGATATCGCTTTCCCAAAGGGTACAGGGTTCTGCTCGACCTCTACGGCACGAATACCGACGCTCGTTCGTGGGACGCGCCGCAAGAGTTCCGGCCCGAGCGGTTTCACGATCGGGAGGTCACTCCCTACGAGTTCATTCCGCAGGGCGGTGGCGATCACCACAGGAACCACCGTTGTCCGGGCGAGTGGATCGCGATCAGCCAGATGAAGGCGTTTTGCAGTTTCTTCGTGAACGCCATCGACTACGAAGTGCCGGATCAGGATCTGGATCTGGAAACCGGAGAACTGCCGCCCATGCCCAAATCTCGGTTCATCATGCGTAACGTCAGGCCTCGGCAGTAG
- the lspA gene encoding signal peptidase II has translation MNGRVLGGLCAIAALGLDQGTKALALTTPALESGVEVLPFLNLVRVLNDGVSFGMLGGFVPWWGLIALAGVIVAWLLIWLWRAPDRLTAAALGLIIGGALGNILDRVRYQAVPDFLDFHYGSYHWPSFNLADVTIFCGAALLFWDSFRSAKDKPGQSERKENTTGV, from the coding sequence ATGAACGGTCGCGTTCTCGGTGGGCTCTGCGCAATCGCAGCGCTCGGTCTCGATCAGGGCACCAAGGCGCTCGCCCTGACCACACCGGCGCTCGAGAGCGGGGTCGAGGTTTTACCCTTTCTTAACCTCGTGCGGGTTCTGAACGATGGGGTCAGCTTCGGTATGCTCGGCGGGTTCGTACCGTGGTGGGGTCTCATCGCGCTTGCTGGCGTGATCGTGGCATGGCTATTGATCTGGTTATGGCGCGCGCCGGACAGGCTGACAGCTGCCGCTCTCGGTCTGATCATCGGCGGCGCACTCGGCAATATTCTTGACCGCGTACGCTATCAGGCCGTTCCTGACTTTCTCGACTTCCATTACGGATCATACCACTGGCCGTCCTTCAATCTCGCGGACGTAACGATTTTCTGCGGCGCAGCCCTGCTGTTCTGGGACAGCTTCCGCTCTGCGAAGGACAAGCCTGGTCAGAGTGAACGCAAGGAAAACACAACGGGGGTGTAA
- a CDS encoding cation transporter produces the protein MANTENAGSTADVPPVRYRVSGMDCAKDAAQIERAAQAAGVAPGDVKVSAATHIMTLTAPEVRLPDIEKAVAVTGYGFDRIEGDEDIPPNPAHQDPAYRRALWIVVILNVGYGVLEMIGGFISGSQAVKADALDFIGDGAITFLGVLAIGWSLAWRARSALIQGIFLGLLGLGVLGTTIVRVFEQTTPDAGLMGLLGMIALVVNVVSVLPLLRFRKGDANMRAVWLFSRNDAIGNAAVVIAAGLVAWLGSAWPDLIVAFGIAGLFLHSAWAIIRDARGDLKATA, from the coding sequence ATGGCCAACACCGAAAATGCCGGATCGACGGCAGATGTCCCGCCCGTCCGTTACCGGGTTTCCGGTATGGATTGCGCCAAGGATGCCGCGCAGATCGAGCGGGCGGCACAGGCAGCCGGGGTCGCGCCCGGCGATGTGAAAGTGTCGGCCGCGACGCACATCATGACACTGACTGCACCCGAAGTGCGCCTGCCGGACATCGAAAAGGCAGTCGCGGTGACAGGCTATGGCTTCGACCGGATCGAGGGCGATGAAGACATTCCGCCGAATCCTGCCCATCAGGACCCGGCCTACCGCCGTGCCCTCTGGATCGTCGTGATCCTGAACGTGGGATACGGGGTCCTCGAAATGATCGGCGGTTTCATTTCCGGATCGCAGGCCGTGAAGGCCGATGCGCTCGATTTCATCGGCGATGGCGCGATCACCTTCCTCGGCGTGCTGGCCATCGGCTGGAGCCTCGCTTGGCGGGCACGGTCGGCTCTGATCCAGGGCATCTTCCTCGGGCTCCTCGGTCTTGGCGTCCTCGGCACGACCATCGTCCGGGTCTTCGAACAGACGACGCCGGATGCAGGTCTCATGGGCCTGCTCGGTATGATCGCCCTTGTCGTGAACGTCGTCTCCGTTCTGCCGCTGCTGCGATTCCGCAAGGGCGACGCGAACATGCGGGCTGTCTGGCTGTTCTCGCGCAACGACGCTATCGGCAATGCGGCGGTCGTCATCGCCGCCGGTCTCGTGGCGTGGCTGGGCAGCGCGTGGCCCGACCTTATCGTCGCCTTCGGTATCGCCGGACTGTTCCTGCACTCCGCTTGGGCCATCATCCGCGACGCGCGGGGCGATCTGAAGGCGACGGCATGA
- a CDS encoding ArsR/SmtB family transcription factor — protein MAQLVDDRKSATIERRAKLFRGFADPSRLAILGALCNEPLAVHELVERTELSQPNVSNHLRCLLECGLVASDRDGRFIRYRISSPRITVLLSDVDALLDVVAEGVEACDNYREA, from the coding sequence ATGGCGCAATTGGTCGATGACCGCAAGAGCGCAACCATCGAGCGACGGGCGAAGCTGTTCCGCGGCTTCGCGGACCCGAGCCGCCTGGCCATCCTCGGTGCACTTTGCAACGAGCCATTGGCCGTTCACGAGCTCGTCGAGCGGACGGAACTTTCGCAACCCAACGTCTCCAACCATCTGAGGTGCCTGCTGGAGTGCGGGCTTGTCGCCAGCGATCGCGATGGGCGTTTCATCCGCTACCGTATCAGCAGCCCGCGCATCACGGTTCTTCTGAGCGATGTGGACGCACTTCTCGACGTGGTCGCAGAGGGCGTTGAGGCGTGTGACAATTATCGTGAGGCGTGA
- a CDS encoding multicopper oxidase domain-containing protein: MSQNGRPVDSAQIGWKDVVRVQGPTGILLRFDKLASEETPFMYHCHILEHEDAGMMGQLTVT; the protein is encoded by the coding sequence GTGAGTCAGAACGGACGGCCGGTCGACTCGGCGCAGATCGGTTGGAAAGATGTTGTCCGTGTGCAGGGTCCGACCGGAATCCTGCTGAGGTTCGACAAGCTGGCTTCGGAAGAGACACCATTCATGTATCACTGCCACATCCTCGAACACGAGGATGCGGGCATGATGGGGCAGCTTACGGTCACATAA
- a CDS encoding IS256 family transposase, with the protein MTDDRMTLIELVEKQADGDLVREMLAFAAERIMEAEVEERTGAAKGARSPLREVQRNGYRDRDWDTRAGRIALEIPKLRKGSYLPSFLEPRRTAEKALVAVIQEAYVQGVSTRSVDDLVKAMGAGGMSKSQVSRLCVEIDERVNAFLSRPLEGAWPYLWLDATYVKVREGGRIVSRAVIIAVAVNEDGKREVLGVATGPSEAETFWTDFLRSLADRGLRGVKLVVADDHKGLRAAARRVFDATHQRCRVHWMRNALAHAPTKQRTAVAAMLKTIFAQENKADAEAQWEVVADALREKQARLGTLMDVSRDDVLAYMDFPREHWAQIASTNPLERVNREIKRRSDVIGIFPNDEAIIRLVGALMLETNDEWTVARRYMSLESLARVTDNPDIRLSAVAT; encoded by the coding sequence ATGACCGACGACAGAATGACGCTGATCGAGCTGGTTGAGAAGCAGGCTGACGGCGACCTCGTCCGCGAGATGCTGGCCTTCGCGGCCGAGCGGATCATGGAAGCGGAGGTAGAAGAGCGAACCGGCGCCGCGAAGGGCGCACGTTCGCCCCTGCGGGAGGTTCAGCGGAACGGCTACCGGGACCGGGACTGGGACACCCGTGCCGGGCGGATCGCGCTGGAGATCCCGAAACTGAGAAAAGGGAGCTACCTGCCCAGCTTCCTGGAGCCGCGCCGCACAGCCGAGAAGGCGCTCGTGGCGGTGATTCAGGAGGCCTACGTCCAAGGTGTTTCCACGCGCTCCGTGGACGATCTGGTGAAGGCCATGGGCGCGGGCGGCATGTCGAAGAGCCAGGTCAGTCGCCTCTGCGTCGAAATCGACGAGCGGGTGAACGCCTTCCTCTCTCGCCCGCTGGAAGGAGCCTGGCCGTATCTCTGGCTCGACGCGACCTACGTGAAGGTGCGTGAGGGCGGACGGATCGTCAGCCGCGCTGTGATAATCGCCGTCGCGGTCAACGAGGACGGCAAGCGCGAGGTTCTCGGCGTCGCCACCGGTCCTTCCGAAGCAGAAACGTTCTGGACCGACTTCCTGCGCTCTCTCGCAGACCGTGGCCTGCGCGGTGTGAAGCTGGTCGTAGCCGATGACCACAAGGGGCTGCGGGCTGCTGCGCGGCGAGTGTTCGATGCAACGCACCAGCGCTGTCGCGTTCACTGGATGCGCAACGCGCTCGCCCATGCTCCGACCAAGCAGCGCACGGCTGTGGCAGCCATGCTGAAGACGATCTTCGCCCAGGAAAACAAGGCGGATGCCGAAGCCCAATGGGAGGTCGTCGCGGACGCACTGCGCGAGAAGCAGGCGAGGCTCGGCACCCTCATGGACGTCTCGCGCGACGACGTGCTCGCCTACATGGATTTTCCCCGCGAGCACTGGGCTCAGATCGCGTCGACAAATCCACTGGAGCGGGTGAACCGGGAGATCAAGCGCAGGTCTGACGTCATCGGCATCTTCCCGAACGACGAGGCAATCATCCGGCTCGTCGGCGCGCTGATGCTTGAAACCAATGACGAATGGACGGTTGCGCGGAGATATATGTCTCTTGAAAGCCTCGCGCGCGTCACCGACAATCCCGACATCAGGCTGTCCGCCGTGGCGACCTGA
- a CDS encoding LysR family transcriptional regulator, whose translation MIDIQPLAILREIDRTGSLTDAADRLHLTQSAVSHAIRRFEERHGVKLWEREGRKLRLTPTGEYLLGLAARVLPQLEHGASVLEDYARGRRGAIRVGMECHPCQNWLMRIVDPFLAAWPDVDLDVTSAFQFGGLAALLGHEIDLLVTPDPVERPGLEYRPVFNYELVLAVADDHPLARKRQIAPADMARETLITYPVARERLDIYTQFLVPAHALPRRHRTVETTDLMLRLVASGRSVSATPDWLLQGVKGVTGVRIGAGIPKSIHLGYRAGTLPNYLESFIQLAETVEI comes from the coding sequence ATGATCGATATCCAGCCTCTCGCCATCCTGCGCGAAATCGACCGGACCGGTAGTCTGACCGACGCTGCGGATCGCCTGCACCTGACCCAGTCGGCCGTCAGCCATGCCATCCGCCGGTTTGAGGAGCGGCACGGCGTCAAACTGTGGGAGCGTGAGGGGCGCAAGCTGCGGCTCACGCCGACGGGGGAATATCTGCTGGGGCTGGCCGCACGGGTCTTGCCGCAGCTCGAACACGGCGCTTCAGTGCTGGAGGACTATGCCCGCGGGCGGCGCGGGGCGATCCGGGTGGGCATGGAATGCCACCCCTGCCAGAACTGGCTGATGCGGATCGTGGATCCGTTTCTTGCCGCATGGCCGGATGTCGATCTGGACGTCACCTCGGCCTTCCAGTTCGGGGGGCTCGCCGCCCTGCTTGGGCATGAGATCGATCTGCTGGTCACCCCCGATCCGGTCGAGCGTCCGGGGCTCGAATACCGGCCGGTGTTCAACTACGAATTGGTCCTGGCTGTCGCCGACGATCACCCGCTGGCCCGGAAGCGACAGATCGCGCCCGCCGACATGGCCCGCGAGACGCTGATCACCTACCCGGTCGCGCGCGAAAGGCTGGATATCTACACGCAGTTCCTCGTGCCTGCCCACGCCCTGCCGCGCCGCCATCGAACGGTCGAAACCACCGATCTGATGCTGCGGCTGGTCGCCTCGGGCCGCTCGGTCAGCGCCACGCCCGACTGGCTGCTGCAGGGGGTAAAGGGCGTTACAGGCGTGCGCATCGGCGCCGGGATCCCCAAGTCCATCCATCTGGGCTATCGGGCCGGGACTTTGCCAAACTATCTCGAAAGCTTCATCCAACTTGCGGAAACCGTCGAGATCTGA
- a CDS encoding DUF1852 domain-containing protein, producing the protein MTEPFAFQIKRLRFDEGYTPEAGTRLTTNFANLARGAHRKQNLANALRMIDNRFNDLASWDNRHADRYAVELDIVSVDLDLDGSGTAFPAIEVLQTTILDRRTGARLPGLVGNNFSSYVRDYDFSVVLPEHNKGRDGFSLPEGFGALHGRIFKAFVASETYRAQFPKPPVICLSVSETKSYERTANIHPVLGVEYVPSGASLTEQYFGKMGLGVRYFMPPKSVAPLAFYHVGDLLNDYTNLELIGTISTMEAFQKIYRPEIYNANSVAGQTYRPSLSHQDYSPTRVVYDREERSRLATEQGRFAEETFIKPYRARLAEWAARSAA; encoded by the coding sequence ATGACCGAGCCCTTCGCATTCCAGATCAAGCGCCTTCGGTTTGACGAGGGCTACACGCCAGAGGCCGGCACGAGGTTGACCACCAATTTCGCCAACCTCGCGCGCGGCGCGCACCGGAAGCAGAACCTGGCAAACGCGCTGCGGATGATCGACAACCGGTTCAACGATCTGGCCAGCTGGGACAACCGCCACGCCGATCGCTACGCGGTCGAGTTGGACATCGTCTCGGTCGATCTGGACCTTGACGGCAGCGGCACGGCTTTCCCAGCAATCGAGGTGCTGCAGACCACGATCCTCGACCGCAGGACCGGCGCGCGCCTCCCTGGGCTCGTAGGCAACAACTTCTCCTCCTATGTGCGTGATTACGATTTTAGCGTGGTGCTGCCCGAACATAACAAGGGCCGCGATGGCTTCTCGTTGCCTGAAGGGTTCGGCGCGCTGCACGGCCGCATCTTCAAGGCATTCGTTGCGTCGGAGACCTACCGGGCGCAATTCCCCAAGCCGCCGGTGATCTGCCTGAGCGTGTCGGAGACCAAAAGCTATGAGCGCACCGCCAACATCCATCCCGTGCTGGGGGTAGAATATGTGCCAAGCGGTGCCTCGCTGACCGAACAGTATTTCGGCAAGATGGGCCTCGGGGTGCGCTACTTCATGCCACCCAAAAGCGTGGCTCCGTTGGCCTTTTACCACGTGGGCGACCTGCTGAACGATTACACCAATCTCGAGCTGATCGGCACCATCAGCACGATGGAAGCCTTCCAGAAAATCTATCGCCCCGAGATCTACAACGCCAATTCCGTGGCCGGGCAGACCTATCGGCCCAGCCTTAGTCACCAGGACTACTCGCCGACCCGCGTGGTCTATGACCGTGAGGAGCGCAGCCGTCTGGCGACCGAACAGGGCCGATTTGCCGAGGAAACCTTCATCAAGCCGTATCGCGCGCGGTTAGCCGAATGGGCCGCCCGGTCCGCCGCCTGA
- a CDS encoding methionine synthase, giving the protein MTKLLRTSTAGSLPKPSWLAEPEKLWSPWKVEGEALAQAKQDALRVTLAEQRGAGIDIVSDGEQTRQHFVTTFIEGLEGVDFEKRETVRIRDRYDASVPTVVSAVSRPRSVFVEDAKFLRAQTDAPIKWALPGPMTMIDTLYDAHYRSREKLAWEFATLLNEEAKELEAVGVDIVQFDEPAFNVFFDEVNDWGMATLERAMEGLKCQKAVHICYGYGIKANTDWKATLGSEWRQYEMIFPAIQKSGVDLVSLECQNSHVPMDLIELIRGKKVMVGAIDVATNKVETPEEVAATLRKALQFVDADKLYPCTNCGMTPLSRQVARGKLEALSAGAEVIRRELGASVAA; this is encoded by the coding sequence ATGACCAAACTGCTCCGCACCTCCACCGCCGGCAGCCTGCCGAAACCCTCCTGGCTGGCCGAGCCCGAAAAACTCTGGTCGCCCTGGAAGGTGGAAGGCGAGGCACTGGCGCAGGCCAAGCAGGACGCCCTGCGCGTGACGCTTGCCGAACAGCGCGGCGCCGGCATCGACATCGTGAGCGACGGCGAACAGACGCGCCAGCATTTCGTCACCACCTTCATCGAGGGGCTGGAGGGCGTCGACTTCGAAAAGCGCGAAACGGTGCGCATCCGTGATCGCTATGACGCCAGCGTGCCGACGGTGGTCAGCGCCGTGTCCCGGCCCCGTTCGGTCTTTGTCGAGGATGCGAAGTTCCTGCGCGCCCAGACCGATGCACCGATCAAATGGGCACTGCCCGGGCCGATGACCATGATCGACACGCTGTATGACGCGCATTACCGCAGCCGCGAAAAGCTGGCCTGGGAATTCGCCACGCTTCTGAACGAAGAGGCGAAGGAACTTGAGGCCGTCGGCGTCGACATCGTCCAGTTCGATGAGCCCGCCTTCAACGTCTTCTTCGACGAGGTGAACGACTGGGGCATGGCAACGCTGGAGCGCGCCATGGAGGGGCTGAAATGTCAGAAGGCCGTCCACATCTGCTATGGCTACGGCATCAAGGCGAATACAGACTGGAAGGCGACGCTCGGTTCGGAATGGCGGCAGTATGAGATGATCTTCCCGGCGATCCAGAAATCCGGCGTCGATCTGGTGTCGCTGGAATGTCAGAACAGTCATGTCCCAATGGACCTGATCGAGCTGATCCGGGGCAAGAAGGTGATGGTGGGCGCCATCGACGTCGCGACGAACAAGGTCGAGACGCCCGAGGAGGTCGCCGCCACCCTGCGCAAGGCGCTGCAATTCGTCGATGCGGACAAGCTCTATCCCTGCACCAACTGCGGGATGACGCCCCTGTCGCGGCAGGTCGCACGCGGCAAGCTGGAGGCCCTGAGTGCGGGCGCCGAGGTCATCCGGCGCGAGCTGGGGGCCTCTGTGGCGGCATGA
- a CDS encoding flavin reductase family protein: MTSTLPEFDPDALRACCSRFATGMAVVTTRTPEGDHGMTISAFMSVSLDPALVCISVGCGARMLPRLRASGHYAVNILAEDMRPHALHFAGRPDPGLRDLFEDRHGLPVLRGAAAVLVTDVVQTIEAGDHVLLIGKVRHIEHEPVARPLLHHAGQFSGVSAAVA, encoded by the coding sequence ATGACCTCGACGCTCCCGGAGTTCGACCCTGATGCGCTGCGCGCCTGTTGCAGCCGTTTCGCCACCGGCATGGCGGTCGTGACGACCCGCACGCCCGAGGGCGATCACGGCATGACCATCAGCGCCTTCATGTCGGTCTCGCTCGACCCGGCGCTGGTGTGCATCTCCGTGGGATGCGGGGCGCGGATGCTGCCCAGACTACGCGCCTCGGGCCACTATGCGGTCAACATCCTGGCCGAGGACATGCGCCCCCACGCCCTGCATTTCGCCGGACGGCCCGATCCGGGCCTGCGCGATCTGTTCGAAGACCGGCACGGCCTGCCTGTCCTGCGCGGGGCTGCGGCGGTTCTGGTGACGGATGTGGTCCAGACCATCGAGGCCGGAGACCATGTGCTGCTGATCGGCAAAGTCCGGCATATCGAACATGAACCCGTCGCGAGGCCGCTGCTGCATCACGCAGGGCAATTCAGCGGCGTCAGTGCCGCTGTTGCCTGA
- the prpB gene encoding methylisocitrate lyase: MTYLIADDLPTATAGQRFRALLDRPGILRLPGAHNGQAALQAKAAGFDGLYLSGAAMTASMGLPDLGIITVDEVCFFIRQIARASGLPLLVDGDTGYGEALNVMHMVRCFEEAGAGAVHLEDQFLPKKCGHLNDKRLVAPQDMAVKVAAAAKASRDLVVIARTDAAASEGIEGAVARAKLYVEAGADAIFPEALTSVEMFREMRAALPGVKLLANMTEFGRTPALTAEEFEELGYDMVIWPVSSLRVANKAQERLYAALARDGATTAMLDQMQTRKELYDTIRLNDFEALDQSIIASVAPEPV; encoded by the coding sequence ATGACCTATCTGATCGCAGACGACTTGCCGACCGCCACGGCGGGCCAACGCTTCCGCGCCTTGCTGGACCGTCCCGGCATCCTGCGCCTGCCCGGCGCCCACAACGGGCAGGCCGCCTTGCAGGCAAAGGCGGCCGGGTTCGACGGGCTCTACCTATCGGGCGCAGCGATGACCGCCTCCATGGGTCTGCCGGACCTTGGTATCATCACGGTGGACGAGGTCTGTTTCTTCATCCGCCAGATCGCACGTGCCTCTGGGCTACCGCTGCTGGTGGATGGCGATACCGGCTATGGCGAGGCGCTGAACGTCATGCACATGGTGCGCTGCTTCGAGGAGGCAGGCGCCGGGGCGGTCCATCTGGAGGACCAGTTCCTGCCAAAGAAATGCGGCCATCTGAACGACAAGCGGCTGGTCGCGCCGCAGGATATGGCGGTCAAGGTCGCGGCGGCGGCAAAGGCGTCGCGTGACCTCGTGGTGATCGCCCGCACCGATGCGGCCGCGTCAGAGGGGATCGAGGGCGCCGTGGCGCGTGCGAAGCTCTACGTCGAGGCTGGGGCCGATGCGATCTTCCCCGAAGCGCTGACCAGCGTCGAGATGTTCCGCGAGATGCGCGCCGCCCTGCCGGGCGTCAAGCTGCTGGCCAACATGACCGAATTCGGCCGCACCCCCGCGCTGACGGCGGAGGAGTTTGAAGAACTTGGCTATGACATGGTGATCTGGCCCGTCTCCTCCCTGCGGGTGGCGAACAAGGCGCAGGAACGGCTTTATGCCGCGCTGGCCCGTGACGGGGCGACCACCGCGATGCTGGACCAGATGCAGACCCGGAAGGAGCTATACGACACCATCCGTCTCAATGACTTCGAGGCGCTGGACCAGAGCATAATCGCCTCGGTCGCGCCGGAACCTGTCTGA